TGAGCAGGCCACAGGCTTCTGAAATTCTGAATGCATTGACATATTGCGAGACATTCTTGCCAGTTGCACGGTTGATCGCTGTGGACACTTGACGGGTGGGAATGCCCAGCTTGCGCGCCAACCGGTTGAGATTCAGATTGACATCGCGATAGGCCCGTTGGCTTTCCATCAAGGTCTGCACCGAGACGAAGGTGGTGGAGTCCTTGATGTCATTCATTCCTTCGTGGCTATCACTGCCGTTGTCTTCGATCTCGATGCCGTGATCCGTGAGGTCGGATGTCAGTCGGGCGCTGGCCAGTTCGGCGGGGGCATGGCTGCGACTGGCAGAGGCTACGGCGATTGCAATGATGCCCAAGGCCACCAGGTTGGCGCCGGTGACAACCGTGACGGCGTACTCTCCATTGGCCCAATTCAAGTCTAGGAAAATGAAGGTATCAACAGCCGCAGAAAACAGAAGGGCGAAGGCGGTAAACAGGATGGCGCGGTAAGCGGAGTCTGCACCATCGAAGGGTGCAAGGCGCAGAGCGTCAGCACCTCGTCGCATGAAAAGCAGAATCGCCACCGCATAGCCGACGAAGACGAGAACGAGTGCGATGTCGACTGTGCTGCGGCGGATTGCCATCAGAAGGATGATGCAAACGGCGGGTATCGTGTGCAATCCAACGCGAAGAGCGGGGGGCAGTCCGCTTTGTCCTATCAGGCTAGAGACACCCAGATACGCCAGCGGGGGCAGCGTTGCAGCAACCACGGGTGCAACATAGCCGATACCGTCAACGCCGTAACCCCAGCGTATGCCCGTCAACAAAGACAGCAGGGCACTGACAAGAATCAAGGCAAGAAAGGGGACATTGCCTGGCGATTCGTCGTTGCGCCTTGCTGCTCCCGCAAACAACACGACGAGCAGGATGGCGACAACGAAGGGAAATGGGATGAACAACATACAAGGACCACTGCGCTATTGAATGGTAGCTGCCGCTCAATCATCGACCGATTGGGTTCAAGAGTCGACCTCAATCATGATCGAGGTCGGAAATCGCCTTCGAAAAAGGAAGGTGTGCTGAATCCACCTCGAAAATCTGTACCAGTCGGGAGGAGAGAATTTCAACCAACGGAGTCTTTATATGAAGAAGTCAGGATTCAGTGAAGGTCAGATCGTGGCTATCCTCAAAGAAGTCGAGCAGGGCTCCAAGGTCGGCGGGACGTGCAGAAAGCACGGCATCAGTGATTCCACTTGCTACAAGTGGAGGGGCCAGTAAGCTGGCATGTTCGTTTCGAACCAGGCTCAACTGCGCGAATTGCAGGACGAAAACGGCAGGCTCAAATGCATCTATGTTGACCAGGTCCTGGTGAGCCACGTCCAGAAGGATGTTGTCAATCGAAAGCTCTGACCCCGCAGCGTCGTGAGATGGTCATGCAGTCCTTGATGAGCGACCACGGTATGAGTGACGTAGGGCATGTAAAGCCGGTGGCCTGGCCCGTTCGACTTTGCGCTACAGACCCGTGTCACGCGACGACTGTGGGGTTATCGACTTCGTTCAAAATTATCTGACCACGAATCCAGTCCATGGCGTTGATCTGCCGTGCGCCGCAGCACGCTTTCAGAAACAGCCCAGTGGCAAGTGCGTATTGTGGTGACTGTACTGTGAGTTGCGGGTGAACCTGTCCACTCGGGGCAAGAAGCGGCTGCCCGCCCGCGTCAGTGCGTCGCCGGAGGCTGTAGGCAAACCCTATCAAGGCTGGAGCTGTGACTTCATGTTGGACGCATTGTGGATGGGAAGGCGGTTCCGCACCTTCAACGTCATCAACGCGTTCAACCGCGAGTGTCTGCAGTGCATTGGGGTTGACACCGGTTTGTCCGCTGTGCGGGTCATCAGGGCTCTGAATGAACTGGTCGAAGTGCGCGTCTCCCCTCTGTTGATCCGTATGGACAACGGCCCCTCGTTCATCGTGATCGCCTTGGCGCAGTGGGCTGAATCCCCAGGCATTGCTCTGAACCACATCCAACCTGGCACGCCCCTCCAGAACGCCTATGCCGAACGCGTCAACAAGACCTACCGCATCGAGACGTTGAACTGGTATGTGATCGATTCACTGCAGGAGGTCTGAGACATGGCGATTGATTGGCAGCACCTTTACAACCACCAAAAAACTGCATGGGACTTTGGCCGCATTCCACCCGTTGAATTCCGTGTGAAAAGATGCCTTAAGCGCTAACCCTGACTGGCTAAGGAATTCAAGATGGTCTCCGCTAGGCAAGGTGCCTTTTGGGACCTAGGCCAATTTTGTTCAGTTGCAATGAGATGGTGTTCACCAGTGAACTGACAGAAGGATGCCCTGTTTCTACTATCGAATTTGCCGTTGCTGTGTAGAGCGGGTCTCGAATCAGGAACAGCTGCTTCAGCGCTTCTAACGGGTCACGGACCTGGAGCAATGGCCTCTTACGGTCATTCTTGAGGCGCCGAAACAATTCTTCTGGAGTAGACCGAAGGTAAATGCAATGGCAGCGGGTTTTCAGGATGTCTCTGTTCGATGAACTGATTACTACCCCGCCACCTGTTGAAATCACCCGGTTGGGCAGGGCAGTTAATCTGTCGATTGTGAGCGCCTCAAGTTCCCTGAATCGTTCCTCTCCAAGTCGTTCAAAGAGCTCTCGAACACTGTAACCTTCAGCTTTTTCGATGACTGCGTCTGAATCAAAAAATTCAAAGTCACATCGACGGGCCAGGAGGCGCCCAATTGTCGATTTTCCAGAGCCTGGCATTCCAACCAAGGCTATTGGCACAGTGTTCGGTGTTGTGGCCTTACTGGGGTCTGCGAAAACCACCGATCGTTCGTTAGAGCGCATCAGCTCTTCAGTTACTTGCTATTGACTTGACGTATCAGTTGTTGTCAGAAGGTCCAACTCATCTCCAGCTTCAACTGTTTGGCTAAAGGTGACAGATCTTGAATGGTAGTCCAGCACCAGCACAGTTACCGACTCCATACACCCAGGTCCGGTTGTGACCGTGAATGTCGGATTCTTGCCGGTTACTTCCGTCTTGCTGACTATCGCACCGTCAGGAAATGATGAGACGACTCGATAGGGAGGGGTTCCTCCAACAATGGTCACAACCGTCTCACCGCCGGCCGTTCGTTGGCAAAGCGTATCGCCCTTGGCACCTGCCCATTTAACTTCGTCGGGGACCACGGAAAAACCAGTGAGCCCTGCAGCGACGTCTCCGCCTCCTCCGCAGGAAGAAAGAGCAATAGTACTTGCAATGCACAAGATCTTGAAGATGTTCTGTCTATATGCCATGGTATCTGTTCTCAAGTGGAATTTATCGTGATACGCCACGATCGCCAATGGTTCGTGGCGTGATGAAAATAAGCAGCTCGGAGCGACGAGAAGATTTCCCCTTATTCTTGAATAGATTTCCGAGAATAGGAATGTCGCCAAGCAATGGAACTTTGGTTTCGTCTTCGGAATCCTGTTGTTCAAAGATCCCACCAATGACAACGGTGCCTCCATTTTCAACCAGAACCTGTGTTTGAACATGCTTTGTGTTGATGGCGATACCGGCAGCCGTGGTCTCCCCTCGACTGTCTTTGTTGATGTCTACGTCCAAGATGATGCCACCTTCAGGCGTGATCTGGGGCGTTACTTCAAGCTTGAGGTTCGCTTTCCGAAAGGTCACGGCAGTTGCGCCGCTTGATGTCGCCGACTGATAAGGGAACTCTGTACCCTGTTCAATCAATGCCTTGACCTGATCAGCAGTGACGACTCTGGGGCTGGAGACAATTTTTCCTCTGCCATCTGCCTCAAGGGCAGAGATTTCCAGATTTAGAAACCTGTTGGCGGCAGAGCTGAACAACGAAACGGCAAATGCGGCAGGCGAGAAGCCTCCAACCCCGGCTGACGGCAGGTTAACA
This region of Hydrogenophaga crassostreae genomic DNA includes:
- a CDS encoding DDE-type integrase/transposase/recombinase; translation: MNLSTRGKKRLPARVSASPEAVGKPYQGWSCDFMLDALWMGRRFRTFNVINAFNRECLQCIGVDTGLSAVRVIRALNELVEVRVSPLLIRMDNGPSFIVIALAQWAESPGIALNHIQPGTPLQNAYAERVNKTYRIETLNWYVIDSLQEV
- a CDS encoding helix-turn-helix domain-containing protein; protein product: MLFIPFPFVVAILLVVLFAGAARRNDESPGNVPFLALILVSALLSLLTGIRWGYGVDGIGYVAPVVAATLPPLAYLGVSSLIGQSGLPPALRVGLHTIPAVCIILLMAIRRSTVDIALVLVFVGYAVAILLFMRRGADALRLAPFDGADSAYRAILFTAFALLFSAAVDTFIFLDLNWANGEYAVTVVTGANLVALGIIAIAVASASRSHAPAELASARLTSDLTDHGIEIEDNGSDSHEGMNDIKDSTTFVSVQTLMESQRAYRDVNLNLNRLARKLGIPTRQVSTAINRATGKNVSQYVNAFRISEACGLLTTTEKPVTEIMFEVGFQTKSNFNREFRRMTEMNPVEWRDRHGRKT
- a CDS encoding shikimate kinase, whose protein sequence is MRSNERSVVFADPSKATTPNTVPIALVGMPGSGKSTIGRLLARRCDFEFFDSDAVIEKAEGYSVRELFERLGEERFRELEALTIDRLTALPNRVISTGGGVVISSSNRDILKTRCHCIYLRSTPEELFRRLKNDRKRPLLQVRDPLEALKQLFLIRDPLYTATANSIVETGHPSVSSLVNTISLQLNKIGLGPKRHLA
- a CDS encoding transposase, with the protein product MKKSGFSEGQIVAILKEVEQGSKVGGTCRKHGISDSTCYKWRGQ